In Candidatus Neomarinimicrobiota bacterium, a single window of DNA contains:
- a CDS encoding 4Fe-4S dicluster domain-containing protein, which yields MEKFNRRSFFKTSIFGSMALTSFAKGKSFENYPDSMGVLVDITKCIGCRSCEAACNEEQGLPAPSKPFDDKSVLDELHHGQKRRTDASHYTVVNKYTPDVIDHPLFKKSQCMHCKEPACQVSCFVNAYTKTPEGAVIYDEEVCVGCRTCMVACPFNMPTYKYSSASKPKIVKCKLCYDTRLKNGLVPACVESCPNGALTFGKRDKILKIARRRINKNPDKYVEHIYGELEAGGTSWLYLSPVPFDEVGFDLDVPKEPIVNYVKNFLTVVPMVLTIWPALFGGFSMLASKKDNTKISSSKDGDK from the coding sequence ATCATTTGAAAATTATCCTGATTCAATGGGAGTTCTAGTAGATATTACAAAATGCATTGGTTGTAGAAGTTGTGAAGCGGCATGTAATGAAGAACAAGGACTTCCTGCACCATCTAAACCTTTTGATGATAAGTCGGTGCTCGATGAATTACATCATGGGCAGAAAAGAAGAACTGACGCAAGTCATTACACCGTTGTTAACAAATACACACCAGACGTTATTGACCACCCATTATTTAAAAAAAGTCAATGTATGCATTGTAAGGAACCAGCATGTCAAGTGTCTTGTTTTGTTAATGCATATACTAAAACTCCAGAAGGTGCTGTTATTTATGACGAAGAAGTGTGTGTTGGATGTAGAACATGTATGGTTGCATGTCCATTCAATATGCCTACATATAAATATTCCAGTGCTTCGAAACCGAAAATTGTAAAATGTAAGCTGTGTTATGATACACGATTGAAAAATGGTTTGGTCCCTGCATGTGTAGAATCGTGTCCAAATGGTGCATTAACATTTGGCAAAAGAGATAAAATATTAAAAATAGCACGAAGAAGGATAAACAAAAACCCAGATAAATACGTTGAACATATTTATGGCGAACTTGAAGCCGGTGGAACATCTTGGCTATATCTTTCTCCTGTCCCTTTTGATGAAGTTGGCTTTGATCTTGATGTTCCAAAAGAACCCATCGTTAATTATGTTAAAAACTTTTTAACCGTAGTTCCAATGGTTTTAACAATTTGGCCGGCACTGTTTGGAGGGTTTAGCATGCTTGCTAGCAAAAAAGATAACACCAAGATATCTAGCTCAAAGGATGGGGATAAATAA
- the nrfD gene encoding polysulfide reductase NrfD has protein sequence MKHIVNSHSYLPIISHNKTDEKEWTFKEKMMLGLLPKEYFLSVLKNRFNWIFLLILIIGIPLIIQRYVVGLGAVTHSSNDYPWGLFLAFGLFTMVPLSASGFLLGTTVEIFGRHDYHPIERLALLGGLLGYLFAVIYLLLDLGIPWHLPYPMFVSLGPAAVLFLVAWHVATYLSVQIAEVSPAFFEWIGWLKAKAFVRKWILGLTISGIILSTLHQGALGALFTYAPAKIHPLWYSTFQWWHFFVSSIAAGLAMVIVVSTLVKKFMAWRCDHEFLDNLDRLTIGLARGISLTLITYVVIKFIGIAHDNEWAYLSTGWGHYFILEMSIFGFIPMVLFGIGIKNTNMTLIRFTAFLTVIGLAMNRINTTLVAFNWKLYQEVPHWKEFVISMTIFTIYIIVYRFILYRFPILYSWKGEK, from the coding sequence ATGAAGCATATTGTAAATAGTCATTCGTATTTACCCATCATTTCTCATAATAAAACAGATGAAAAAGAATGGACTTTTAAGGAGAAAATGATGCTAGGCTTACTGCCAAAAGAGTATTTTTTATCTGTTTTAAAAAATCGATTCAATTGGATATTTTTACTTATACTGATTATTGGCATTCCATTAATAATTCAACGATATGTGGTTGGCTTAGGTGCCGTAACACACTCTTCAAATGATTACCCGTGGGGATTATTTTTAGCCTTTGGTTTGTTTACCATGGTTCCACTATCAGCATCGGGGTTTTTATTGGGAACGACAGTAGAAATATTTGGTAGACATGATTATCATCCAATTGAGCGTTTAGCACTTTTAGGTGGACTATTAGGTTATCTATTTGCTGTTATTTATCTCCTTCTCGATCTTGGTATACCATGGCATTTACCTTATCCTATGTTTGTATCATTGGGACCAGCTGCGGTCTTATTTTTAGTCGCGTGGCATGTCGCCACTTATTTATCGGTTCAAATTGCAGAAGTTTCACCAGCGTTTTTCGAATGGATTGGATGGTTGAAGGCAAAAGCATTTGTTAGAAAATGGATTTTAGGATTAACAATTTCAGGAATTATTTTATCTACATTACATCAAGGTGCCTTGGGTGCATTATTTACTTATGCACCGGCAAAAATTCACCCATTATGGTATTCCACTTTTCAATGGTGGCACTTTTTTGTTTCTTCAATCGCTGCTGGTTTAGCTATGGTTATTGTTGTCAGCACATTAGTCAAAAAATTTATGGCTTGGAGATGTGATCATGAATTCTTAGATAATTTAGATAGACTCACTATCGGTCTTGCAAGAGGTATTTCATTAACTTTGATCACATATGTTGTTATAAAGTTTATTGGTATTGCTCACGATAACGAATGGGCTTATTTATCAACTGGGTGGGGGCATTATTTTATTCTTGAAATGTCAATATTCGGTTTTATTCCAATGGTTTTATTCGGCATAGGAATAAAAAATACAAATATGACATTAATTAGGTTTACTGCTTTTCTTACAGTAATCGGACTTGCAATGAATCGTATAAATACTACGTTAGTAGCTTTTAATTGGAAGCTATACCAGGAAGTTCCACATTGGAAAGAATTTGTCATTTCAATGACAATCTTCACGATTTACATCATTGTTTATAGATTTATTCTTTACAGGTTTCCTATTTTATATAGTTGGAAAGGAGAAAAATAA